The following proteins come from a genomic window of Trifolium pratense cultivar HEN17-A07 linkage group LG4, ARS_RC_1.1, whole genome shotgun sequence:
- the LOC123921226 gene encoding probable protein S-acyltransferase 16, giving the protein MAEKAKPQQQQRFAFSLPVTVVVSSIVYIYISTIFVFIDRWFGLFSSPGIANAVVFTAIASMCIFSYRTAISTDPGRVPSTYTPDIEDNQTPMHEIKRKGGDLRYCQKCSHYKPPRAHHCRVCKRCVLRMDHHCIWINNCVGHANYKIFFIFVMYAVVACIYSMVLLVGSLTYDGLSDEEKNGGSFRTVYVVSGILLVPLSIALCVLIGWHIYLILHNNTTIEYYEGVRALWLQEKGGSIYKHPYDLGPYENLTSVLGPNILSWLWPTANHIGSGLRFRTVYDLSKAASTSK; this is encoded by the exons ATGGCCGAGAAAGCGAAGCCGCAACAACAACAGCGCTTCGCGTTCTCGCTTCCGGTAACCGTCGTCGTTTCATCAATCGTTTACATTTACATTTCCACCATCTTCGTTTTCATTGATCGATGGTTTGGTCTTTTCTCTTCACCTGGAATCGCAAACGCCGTCGTTTTCACCGCTATCGCTTCGATGTGTATCTTTTCTTACCGCACCGCTATTTCCACGGATCCGGGTCGGGTTCCGTCTACTTATACACCTGATATTGAAGATAATCAAACCCCTATGCATGAGATCAAACGCAAg GGTGGAGATTTGCGATATTGCCAAAAATGTTCTCATTATAAGCCTCCCCGTGCACATCATTGCCGGGTTTGTAAAAGATGTGTTCTACGTATG GATCACCATTGcatttggataaataactgTGTCGGTCATGCAAACTACAAGATCTTCTTCATTTTTGTCATGTATGCTGTAGTTGCATGCATTTACTCCATG GTCTTACTTGTTGGTAGTCTAACTTATGATGGTTTATCGGATGAAGAGAAAAACGGCGGCTCTTTCAGAACTGTATAT GTTGTTTCTGGGATCTTACTAGTCCCCTTATCTATAGCATTATGTGTTCTTATAGGATGGCATATTTATCTCATCCTACATAACAATACCACAATAGAG TATTATGAAGGAGTGAGGGCTTTGTGGCTTCAAGAGAAGGGTGGGAGTATCTATAAACATCCATATGACCTTGGCCCATATGAGAATTTGACATCG GTTTTGGGACCGAATATCCTTAGCTGGCTGTGGCCAACGGCAAACCATATAGGTTCTGGACTTCGGTTCCGCACTGTCTATGATCTCTCAAAAGCTGCATCAACATCGAAATGA
- the LOC123921228 gene encoding isochorismate synthase, chloroplastic-like isoform X2, translating to MAIATTHKWLPNILVPHVSKRQQQQYHQQSMYFIHRNHRPMCKGCYLSMNGSKEGENKRKATEPVGTIETRTLSPVASTAMAMYSLKMAISEMKEDSPFCTSSGIVRVEVPIEEQVEAIDWLHSQSHLLLPRCYFSGRKQKPVPGNLVSIAGVGSAVFFSQPQPFSHLDWMSIRRFLSERCPLIRAYGAIRFNAKSRVSSEWLAFGSFYFMIPQVEFNELEGGSMLTITIAWDNALSWSWENAISALQETLCKVSSSIVKYPKQAPPTLILSSHNIPSKVDWNVAVDRALQMIGRNDSSLSKVVLARSTRVVPTANIDPLTWLACLKVEGGNAYQFFLQPPNAPAFIGNTPEQLFHRKWLHITSEALAGTRARGVSLELDHQIELDLLTSPKDDIEFTIVRETIRRKLEVVCEKVTIDPKKMIRKLPRIQHLFAQLTGRLRSEEDEFEILSSLHPSPAVCGFPTEEAQNLIAETEVFDRGMYAGPVGWFGGGESEFAVGIRSALVEKELGALIYAGTGIVEGSNSYLEWDELELKTSQFTKLLKLDLPLKQKVDCK from the exons ATGGCTATTGCCACTACACACAAGTGGCTCCCAAACATCCTTGTACCTCATGTTTCAAAgagacaacaacaacaatatcatcaacaaTCTATGTATTTTATCCACCGCAACCAt AGACCAATGTGTAAGGGATGCTACCTTTCAATGAATGGTAGCAAAGaaggagaaaataaaagaaaagcaACAGAACCAGTTGGAACCATAGAAACGCGAACATTATCACCAGTAGCATCAACTGCAATGGCTATGTACAGTCTCAAAATGGCAATTTCAGAGATGAAAGAAGACTCTCCATTTTGTACATCATCTGGTATAGTGAGAGTCGAGGTTCCTATCGAGGAGCAAGTCGAAGCCATTGATTGGCTTCATTCACAAAGCCACCTTCTGCTTCCTAGATGCTACTTCTCTGGTAGGAAACAAAAACCTGTCCCTGGAAATTTGGTTAGCATTGCCGGTGTCGGTTCTGCTGTTTTCTTTTCTCAGCCACAGCCCTTTTCTCATTTGGATTGGATGTCTATACGGAG GTTTCTTTCTGAGAGATGCCCTTTAATTCGTGCATATGGAGCTATCCGATTCAATGCAAAATCTAGAGTTTCATCCGAGTGGCTCGCTTTTGGTTCTTTCTACTTCATGATTCCTCAG GTTGAGTTTAATGAGCTTGAAGGAGGATCAATGCTTACCATTACTATTGCTTGGGATAATGCTCTTTCTTGGTCATGGGAAAATGCAATCAGTGCACTTCAAGAAACACTTTGCAAA GTTTCTTCTTCCATTGTGAAGTATCCTAAGCAAGCTCCTCCAACATTGATACTAAGCAGCCATAACATTCCTAGTAAAGTAGATTGGAATGTTGCTGTTGATAGAGCTTTGCAGATGATAGGGCGAAATGATTCTTCTCTGTCTAAG GTTGTGCTAGCACGGAGTACTAGAGTAGTGCCTACTGCTAATATCGATCCTCTAACGTGGTTAGCTTGCTTAAAG GTTGAAGGTGGAAATGCTTACCAGTTTTTCCTTCAGCCGCCTAATGCACCAGCATTTATTGGAAACACA CCAGAGCAACTATTTCACAGAAAATGGCTACATATCACTAGTGAGGCTTTGGCCGGAACCCGTGCTAGAGGAGTGTCACTAGAACTAGACCATCAAATTGAACTTGACCTACTTACCAG TCCGAAGGACGACATCGAGTTTACTATAGTAAGAGAGACCATAAGAAGAAAATTAGAG GTAGTCTGCGAAAAAGTTACAATTGATCCAAAGAAAATGATTAGAAAACTACCGAGGATCCAACATTTATTTGCTCAATTAACTGGCAGGTTAAGAAGCGAAGAGGATGAG tttgaaATTTTGTCATCACTTCATCCAAGTCCCGCAGTTTGTGGATTTCCAACAGAAGAGGCACAAAATTTAATTGCAGAAACAG AAGTGTTTGATCGAGGGATGTATGCTGGACCTGTTGGTTGGTTTGGAGGAGGAGAGAGCGAGTTTGCCGTTGGCATCAGGTCAGCATTGGTGGAAAAG GAACTAGGTGCTTTGATATATGCCGGAACAGGAATAGTCGAAGGAAGCAATTCATACTTGGAGTGGGACGAGCTAGAACTCAAGACATCTCAG TTCACCAAGTTGCTTAAACTGGACTTACCTCTCAAACAAAAAGTAGACTGTAAATGA
- the LOC123921228 gene encoding isochorismate synthase, chloroplastic-like isoform X1, whose amino-acid sequence MAIATTHKWLPNILVPHVSKRQQQQYHQQSMYFIHRNHRPMCKGCYLSMNGSKEGENKRKATEPVGTIETRTLSPVASTAMAMYSLKMAISEMKEDSPFCTSSGIVRVEVPIEEQVEAIDWLHSQSHLLLPRCYFSGRKQKPVPGNLVSIAGVGSAVFFSQPQPFSHLDWMSIRRFLSERCPLIRAYGAIRFNAKSRVSSEWLAFGSFYFMIPQVEFNELEGGSMLTITIAWDNALSWSWENAISALQETLCKVSSSIVKYPKQAPPTLILSSHNIPSKVDWNVAVDRALQMIGRNDSSLSKVVLARSTRVVPTANIDPLTWLACLKVEGGNAYQFFLQPPNAPAFIGNTPEQLFHRKWLHITSEALAGTRARGVSLELDHQIELDLLTSPKDDIEFTIVRETIRRKLEVVCEKVTIDPKKMIRKLPRIQHLFAQLTGRLRSEEDEFEILSSLHPSPAVCGFPTEEAQNLIAETEVFDRGMYAGPVGWFGGGESEFAVGIRSALVEKELGALIYAGTGIVEGSNSYLEWDELELKTSQVRLSVHAPTIHHKRLLASL is encoded by the exons ATGGCTATTGCCACTACACACAAGTGGCTCCCAAACATCCTTGTACCTCATGTTTCAAAgagacaacaacaacaatatcatcaacaaTCTATGTATTTTATCCACCGCAACCAt AGACCAATGTGTAAGGGATGCTACCTTTCAATGAATGGTAGCAAAGaaggagaaaataaaagaaaagcaACAGAACCAGTTGGAACCATAGAAACGCGAACATTATCACCAGTAGCATCAACTGCAATGGCTATGTACAGTCTCAAAATGGCAATTTCAGAGATGAAAGAAGACTCTCCATTTTGTACATCATCTGGTATAGTGAGAGTCGAGGTTCCTATCGAGGAGCAAGTCGAAGCCATTGATTGGCTTCATTCACAAAGCCACCTTCTGCTTCCTAGATGCTACTTCTCTGGTAGGAAACAAAAACCTGTCCCTGGAAATTTGGTTAGCATTGCCGGTGTCGGTTCTGCTGTTTTCTTTTCTCAGCCACAGCCCTTTTCTCATTTGGATTGGATGTCTATACGGAG GTTTCTTTCTGAGAGATGCCCTTTAATTCGTGCATATGGAGCTATCCGATTCAATGCAAAATCTAGAGTTTCATCCGAGTGGCTCGCTTTTGGTTCTTTCTACTTCATGATTCCTCAG GTTGAGTTTAATGAGCTTGAAGGAGGATCAATGCTTACCATTACTATTGCTTGGGATAATGCTCTTTCTTGGTCATGGGAAAATGCAATCAGTGCACTTCAAGAAACACTTTGCAAA GTTTCTTCTTCCATTGTGAAGTATCCTAAGCAAGCTCCTCCAACATTGATACTAAGCAGCCATAACATTCCTAGTAAAGTAGATTGGAATGTTGCTGTTGATAGAGCTTTGCAGATGATAGGGCGAAATGATTCTTCTCTGTCTAAG GTTGTGCTAGCACGGAGTACTAGAGTAGTGCCTACTGCTAATATCGATCCTCTAACGTGGTTAGCTTGCTTAAAG GTTGAAGGTGGAAATGCTTACCAGTTTTTCCTTCAGCCGCCTAATGCACCAGCATTTATTGGAAACACA CCAGAGCAACTATTTCACAGAAAATGGCTACATATCACTAGTGAGGCTTTGGCCGGAACCCGTGCTAGAGGAGTGTCACTAGAACTAGACCATCAAATTGAACTTGACCTACTTACCAG TCCGAAGGACGACATCGAGTTTACTATAGTAAGAGAGACCATAAGAAGAAAATTAGAG GTAGTCTGCGAAAAAGTTACAATTGATCCAAAGAAAATGATTAGAAAACTACCGAGGATCCAACATTTATTTGCTCAATTAACTGGCAGGTTAAGAAGCGAAGAGGATGAG tttgaaATTTTGTCATCACTTCATCCAAGTCCCGCAGTTTGTGGATTTCCAACAGAAGAGGCACAAAATTTAATTGCAGAAACAG AAGTGTTTGATCGAGGGATGTATGCTGGACCTGTTGGTTGGTTTGGAGGAGGAGAGAGCGAGTTTGCCGTTGGCATCAGGTCAGCATTGGTGGAAAAG GAACTAGGTGCTTTGATATATGCCGGAACAGGAATAGTCGAAGGAAGCAATTCATACTTGGAGTGGGACGAGCTAGAACTCAAGACATCTCAGGTGCGTTTATCAGTGCATGCACCTACCATTCACCACAAACGATTGCTAGCAAGTTTGTAA
- the LOC123924725 gene encoding pentatricopeptide repeat-containing protein At3g54980, mitochondrial-like: MRMKFPNKIFTLIPPKNLRPFSQLSTTTPPTQHFPEKIISSPNLPEKIISTKSQSSKPSSQNKSLNTLLRYKSKPKSALKFFQNVERRRGFVKTVDVFCLLLQILSSNQETHGYVQLLVYNYVSGNAIPCAKVIVEQLLECSGRYGFESDLRVFNHFLRNFVEVDKITDAVECFRTMLEHDVYPRISIVRTLLTAMVRRNMISDARELYDEMVERGIGNDFYTLHLLMHACLNEGKFEEAEKFYEEAKVRGLKLNAASYSIVVQVACNRLDLNLACELLKEMRELGWVPCEGTYTAVSLACVKLGNVAEALRLKDEMVSRTNLVVASSLMKGHCVRGDVNLALQLFDEIVEGGVVPNKGMFSLLINYCSKIGNMEKACELYTQMKLSGIQPTAAIVNFLLKGFWKQNLVENGLLDLLENAYGLLDEAVELGITNNILLLWLCEMGKVNEACNLLDKRMSKGITPSLVSYNHLILGHCKKGCMDDAYSVLNNILERGLKPNAITYTLLIDGFFKMGDSERGFAVFEQMMAANIAPPDHTVNTVINALCKTGQVSKTQDKLNDFIKKGFVPTVITYNSIIDGFVKEGEIDSALAAYREMCEKGISPNIITYTSLINGFCKCNKIDRALEMHNDMKHKGMELDVIEYGVLIDGLCKMQDMESASKFFTELLDVGLTPNAVVYNSMISGFRHLNNMEAALNLHQKMIMNNIPCDLQIYTTLISGLLKEGKLSFALDLYSEMLSKGIVPDTVMYTALIKGLCDHGQLENASKILKEMDRNNITPSVLVYNILIAGNFREGNLQEAFRLHDEMLDKGLVPDDTTYDILVNGKLKVSHTLAGV; encoded by the exons aTGCGAATGAAGTTTCCCAACAAAATTTTTACCTTAATCCCTCCGAAGAATCTTCGACCATTTTCACAACTCTCCACCACTACCCCACCAACACAGCATTTTCCCGAGAAA ATTATTTCATCCCCTAATTTACCCGAGAAAATTATTTCAACTAAATCTCAATCCTCCAAACCCAGTTCTCAAAATAAAAGCTTGAACACCCTCTTACGCTATAAGTCCAAACCCAAATCAGCTCTTAAATTCTTCCAAAATGTTGAAAGAAGACGAGGGTTTGTTAAAACCGTTGATGTTTTCTGTTTATTGCTTCAGATTCTATCTTCAAATCAAGAAACTCACGGTTATGTTCAATTGTTGGTTTACAACTATGTTTCTGGTAATGCTATTCCTTGTGCAAAAGTAATTGTGGAACAGTTGTTGGAGTGTTCAGGAAGGTATGGTTTTGAATCGGATTTGCGGGTTTTTAAccattttttgagaaattttgtTGAAGTTGATAAGATTACAGATGCTGTTGAGTGTTTTAGAACTATGTTAGAGCATGATGTGTATCCTCGGATTTCGATTGTTAGGACGCTTTTGACTGCTATGGTTAGGAGGAACATGATTAGTGATGCACGCGAATTGTATGATGAAATGGTTGAGAGAGGTATAGGTAATGATTTTTACACTTTACATTTACTTATGCATGCGTGTTTGAATGAGGGGAAATTTGAGGAGGCTGAGAAGTTTTACGAGGAGGCTAAGGTTAGAGGGTTGAAGCTTAATGCAGCTTCATATAGCATTGTTGTTCAGGTGGCTTGTAATCGGCTGGACTTGAATTTGGCGTGTGAGTTGTTGAAGGAGATGAGAGAGTTGGGGTGGGTGCCGTGTGAGGGTACGTATACTGCTGTTAGTCTTGCTTGTGTTAAGCTGGGAAATGTTGCGGAGGCATTGAGGCTTAAGGATGAGATGGTGAGCCGTACTAACTTAGTTGTTGCATCTAGCTTGATGAAAGGGCATTGTGTGCGAGGAGATGTGAATCTTGCGCTGCAGTTGTTTGATGAGATTGTTGAGGGTGGTGTTGTTCCTAATAAGGGTATGTTCTCACTTTTGATCAATTACTGCTCAAAGATTGGGAATATGGAGAAGGCATGTGAACTTTACACCCAAATGAAACTCTCGGGAATCCAGCCTACTGCCGCAATTGTAAATTTTCTGTTGAAAGGATTCTGGAAACAGAATTTGGTCGAAAATGGATTGCTTGATTTGCTCGAAAATGCATACGGATTGCTTGATGAGGCAGTTGAACTTGGTATCACAAATAACATTCTTTTATTGTGGCTCTGTGAAATGGGAAAGGTTAATGAGGCTTGTAATTTATTGGACAAGAGGATGAGTAAGGGTATTACACCTTCATTAGTTTCTTACAACCACTTAATACTTGGTCACTGCAAAAAGGGTTGCATGGACGATGCCTATAGTGTGTTGAATAATATTCTTGAAAGGGGTTTGAAACCAAATGCTATCACATACACTCTTTTAATAGATGGTTTTTTCAAAATGGGTGATTCAGAGAGAGGCTTTGCTGTGTTTGAGCAAATGATGGCTGCAAATATTGCGCCTCCAGACCACACAGTGAACACCGTTATAAATGCTTTGTGTAAGACCGGCCAGGTGTCTAAGACACAGGACAAGTTGAACGATTTTATCAAGAAAGGTTTTGTTCCCACCGTCATTACTTATAATAGCATCATAGATGGATTTGTCAAGGAAGGTGAAATTGATTCTGCACTTGCTGCCTACCGGGAGATGTGCGAAAAGGGAATTTCTCCTAATATTATCACTTATACTAGTTTGATTAATGGATTTTGCAAATGTAATAAGATTGATCGTGCTTTGGAAATGCATAATGATATGAAACACAAGGGTATGGAACTAGATGTTATTGAATATGGTGTTCTCATTGATGGTTTATGTAAAATGCAAGACATGGAAAGTGCAAGCAAATTCTTCACTGAACTTTTGGATGTTGGTTTGACTCCTAATGCAGTTGTTTATAACAGCATGATTAGCGGCTTCCGACATTTGAATAATATGGAAGCAGCACTTAACTTGCACCAGAAAATGATAATGAATAACATTCCATGTGATTTGCAGATATACACCACATTGATCAGTGGGCTTTTGAAAGAAGGCAAATTGAGTTTTGCTTTAGATCTTTACTCAGAGATGCTTTCCAAGGGTATCGTGCCTGATACTGTCATGTATACAGCTCTAATAAAAGGACTCTGTGATCATGGTCAACTAGAAAATGCAAGCAAGATTCTAAAGGAGATGGATCGGAATAATATAACTCCTTCAGTTCTTGTTTATAACATTTTAATTGCTGGAAATTTTAGGGAGGGCAATCTGCAAGAGGCTTTTAGACTGCATGATGAGATGCTTGATAAAGGTCTTGTGCCTGATGATACTACTTATGATATTCTTGTAAATGGAAAGCTCAAGGTATCACATACTCTTGCTGGAGTTTAA
- the LOC123923777 gene encoding uncharacterized protein LOC123923777, which yields MGRQKHSDSSCNNNHDPKNKSLFHIIKYHPLCHHFIQKRYANMMGGEETNDAGTLLEQRNEAFSCDNGKNLSLAKLRNSNVEEKVTPHSSVGKRCVQCVDATSRSDYWECNLCCKHHRPTKNDLLARKVIDKKSYKVESNARKHIFGVYAHLCRHFVGGLETTNKNKEILLTFLHDPVFPTVYHFHKQHVQRRKMKLNRSESSPLPYSSSKTKWKGTLYCDNITQESVRLESSKTAYEQVMPSVTKEKVNGNFKMSEGVIIVRNVKVSSVCAKGQNSLKQKIENVSGESEKEKIRVGMDSVIHKLPQGQRISDKLKEEILKKLTEPIITREVRYKNSIRRIMSLQEPLLSYYQQEETRSPLRMLIPFQRILSLPDLRSFSYASVNGDISDLSQENLPIIDENDLVISNNVKSGSDCINKINGKVDLRNCENFSDQDIDANKEYKAAIAASASDSISKLAPIDRPDNMAQKMEILSKKLNHEIPHIHVDTKYKDEFNYVKYVLEISGLTSNESISAWYSKDTPIDPSLYEEMENDPNFCANKGDQCNHHVLFDLINETVLEIYGRSHCYPPIGCHILHKVWTHMSKSLCLRSKVGQKIDDHISKDLSKSDGCFNVQFYGEDVGLEVEEMIFQDLLVEIMWDFACL from the exons ATGGGAAGGCAAAAGCATTCTGATTCAAGTTGTAATAACAACCATGATCCTAAGaataaaagcctatttcatattattaagtATCATCCCTTATGTCATCATTTCATACAAAAAAGATATGCAAACATGATGGGTGGTGAGGAAACAAATGATGCAG GAACTTTACTTGAACAAAGGAATGAGGCCTTTTCTTGTGACAATGGGAAGAACCTAAGCCTTGCTAAGTTAAGAAACTCAAAT GTTGAAGAAAAGGTGACACCACATTCTTCAGTTGGAAAAAGATGTGTACAATGTGTTGATGCTACATCTAGAAGTGATTACTGGGAATGTAACTTGTGTTGCAAGCATCACCGACCAACAAAAAATGACTTGCTTGCACGAAAAGTAATAGATAAAAAGAGTTATAAAGTGGAAAGTAATGCAAGAAAACACATATTTGGTGTTTATGCTCATTTATGCAGGCATTTTGTTGGTGGCTTGGAAACAACCAACAAGAACAAAGAAATATTATTAACATTTCTTCATGATCCTGTCTTTCCTACGGTCTATCACTTCCATAAACAACATGTGCAAAGacgaaaaatgaaattaaatagaTCCGAATCATCTCCTCTTCCTTACTCATCATCGAAAACAAAATGGAAAGgaacattatattgtgacaatatAACACAAGAGTCAGTTCGGCTTGAGTCCtcaaaaacagcttatgaacagGTCATGCCATCAGTAACAAAAGAGAAAGTAaatggaaatttcaaaatgagTGAAGGAGTTATAATAGTAAGAAATGTTAAGGTTTCTTCGGTATGTGCAAAAGGTCAAAATAgtcttaaacaaaaaatagagaaTGTAAGTGGAGAAAGCGAAAAAGAAAAGATTCGTGTTGGGATGGATTCGGTCATTCATAAACTTCCACAAGGTCAAAGAATATCAgataaattgaaagaagaaattttgaagaaattgacaGAACCTATTATTACGAGAGAAGTTCGATACAAGAACTCGATAAGAAGAATCATGTCTCTTCAAGAACCACTATTAAGTTATTATCAACAAGAAGAGACGCGTTCCCCATTGAGAATGTTGATACCTTTCCAAAGAATTCTTTCATTACCTGATCTTCGATCTTTTTCATATGCTTCTGTGAATGGAGATATTTCTGATTTGAGTCAAGAAAATCTTCCCATTATAGATGAAAATGATTTGGTGATTAGTAATAATGTGAAATCAGGATCAGATTGTATCAATAAGATTAATGGAAAGGTGGATTTAAGAAATTGTGAAAATTTCAGTGACCAAGATATTGATGCAAATAAAGAATACAAGGCTGCAATAGCAGCATCAGCATCAG ATTCAATATCTAAGCTAGCACCGATCGATAGACCGGATAATATGGCTCAAAAAATGGAGATTCTAAGCAAGAAGTTGAACCATGAGATTCCTCATATTCATGTGGATACCAAATACAAAGATGAATTTAACTATGTGAAATATGTACTTGAAATATCTGGACTCACCAGTAATGAGAGCATTTCAGCATGGTATTCTAAAGACACTCCAATTGATCCATCATTATATGAAGAAATGGAAAATGATCCTAATTTTTGTGCTAATAAAGGTGATCAATGTAATCACCATGTATTGTTTGATTTAATTAATGAGACAGTGTTGGAAATTTATGGAAGGTCACATTGTTACCCTCCTATAGGGTGTCACATTCTCCATAAAGTTTGGACTCATATGAGTAAGTCATTGTGTTTGAGATCTAAAGTTGGTCAAAAAATTGATGATCATATAAGTAAAGATTTATCAAAAAGTGATGGTTGCTTCAATGTTCAATTCTATGGTGAAGATGTTGGTTTAGAGGTGGAAGAAATGATTTTTCAGGATCTATTGGTGGAAATAATGTGGGACTTTGCATGTTTATGA
- the LOC123922060 gene encoding F-box/kelch-repeat protein SKIP11-like, producing the protein MDLSRKKPKLEEKQSRSKQLGKQARDLKEEEEKKNKEDPKNAISFHVHSKDNRNCKLRVGVNPDSSLLIRQLDQDIAIHCLLLLSRSDYGSIAVLNKTFQSLIRTGQLYQLRQKMGIVEHWIYFSRDSFQWEAFDPNRGRWMNLPGITCDASFMLSYNDSLAVGTELLVFGTDNSMACIIYKYSHLTNTWSIGSMLNTPRCLFGSASLGEIAIVAGGLDLRGNILSSAELYNLDTGKWETLPSMKKARHKCSAVFMDGKFYVIGGMSDDNITHLTCGEEFDLKTREWREMPNIFPIGSTLPSFGSPPLIAVVKNVLYVADYAQQEVKKYVKENNSWVTIGRFPEQVSSMNGWGVGFRACRDMLVFLGGPDRGRMMKINAWVPNDGALQWNLLGTKESWSFVHYCTVMGC; encoded by the coding sequence ATGGATCTTTCAAGAAAGAAGccaaaattagaagaaaaacaaTCTAGGTCTAAACAATTAGGAAAACAAGCACGTGATCtcaaggaagaagaagagaaaaagaataAGGAAGATCCTAAGAATGCCATTAGTTTTCATGTCCATTCCAAAGACAATAGGAATTGCAAACTTCGTGTTGGTGTGAATCCTGACTCGAGTTTGCTGATTCGACAACTAGACCAGGATATAGCAATTCATTGTCTTCTTCTTTTGTCAAGGTCTGATTATGGGTCAATTGCTGTATTGAACAAGACGTTTCAATCTCTAATTCGAACAGGGCAATTATATCAACTTAGGCAAAAAATGGGAATTGTAGAACATTGGATTTACTTCTCTCGTGATTCCTTTCAATGGGAGGCATTCGATCCAAATCGTGGTCGATGGATGAACTTACCTGGAATTACTTGTGATGCAAGCTTCATGCTTTCATATAATGACTCTTTGGCTGTTGGTACTGAGCTTCTTGTTTTTGGAACGGACAATTCAATGGCTTGTATCATTTATAAGTATAGCCATTTGACAAATACATGGTCAATCGGAAGTATGTTGAATACTCCGAGATGCTTGTTTGGTTCTGCCAGCCTTGGAGAAATAGCCATAGTAGCTGGTGGTCTTGACTTACGTGGCAACATCTTGAGTTCTGCCGAGCTATATAACTTAGACACTGGAAAATGGGAAACTCTTCCGAGCATGAAGAAAGCAAGACATAAGTGTTCAGCTGTATTTATGGATGGAAAATTTTATGTCATTGGTGGGATGTCAGATGacaacataacacatcttacaTGTGGCGAAGAGTTTGATCTTAAGACAAGAGAATGGCGGGAAATGCCCAACATTTTTCCGATAGGAAGTACTCTACCATCTTTTGGGTCACCTCCATTGATTGCGGTTGTTAAAAATGTATTGTATGTTGCTGATTATGCACAACAGGAAGTAAAGAAGTATGTTAAAGAGAACAACTCGTGGGTTACCATTGGAAGATTTCCCGAGCAAGTTAGCTCAATGAATGGTTGGGGAGTAGGCTTTAGGGCATGTAGAGATATGCTAGTATTTCTTGGAGGTCCAGATCGTGGAAGAATGATGAAAATTAATGCTTGGGTTCCAAATGATGGTGCACTACAGTGGAACCTACTTGGGACAAAGGAATCATGGAGCTTTGTGCATTACTGTACTGTGATGGGATGTTGA
- the LOC123921099 gene encoding uncharacterized protein At3g17950-like, whose protein sequence is MAQQEEGWPLGLGLLNGRVGLVRNSEFSFSGSISFRTMFTSSSIHSTDSSSYLDTESSGSLFHNKSITLGSLLGISSLLEMSRRSSRRREIGPLKENRKNIHKLKPWLFSLCTKLTTDAVTANHVHVPSLGQYLVAERRARSNFLRNQRAFIHGHNACSPVQESNSPFVGGQVALSSPASLSEDGRREANRALQRNNGYGTVRAFSSLCG, encoded by the exons ATGGCTCAACAG GAAGAAGGGTGGCCTTTGGGACTGGGATTATTGAATGGAAGAGTTGGGTTGGTAAGAAACAGTGAGTTCTCATTCTCTGGATCAATCTCTTTCAGAACTATGTTCACTAGTTCTTCCATCCATTCTACTGATTCTTCCTCATATCTTGATACAGAG TCCTCAGGATCACTCTTTCATAACAAGAGCATCACACTTGGAAGCCTCTTAGGTATTTCTAGCCTCCTAGAAATGTCAAGGAGATCAAGCAGGAGAAGAGAGATAGGACCCTTAAAGGAAAACAGAAAGAATATTCACAAGCTGAAACCATGGTTGTTCTCATTATGTACAAAGCTAACTACTGATGCAGTGACCGCGAATCATGTTCATGTTCCCTCTCTTGGTCAGTACCTTGTGGCAGAGAGAAGGGCTAGAAGTAATTTCCTAAGGAATCAACGCGCTTTCATTCATGGACATAATGCTTGCTCCCCAGTTCAAGAGTCGAACTCGCCATTCGTTGGTGGCCAAGTTGCTCTTAGTTCACCAGCTTCATTGAGTGAAGATGGTCGAAGAGAGGCAAATAGAGCATTGCAGCGAAATAATGGATACGGAACAGTAAGAGCCTTCTCTTCTTTGTGTGGATAA